The following proteins come from a genomic window of Gehongia tenuis:
- a CDS encoding MBL fold metallo-hydrolase: protein MCSLFSGSTGNCIYLNMGGTHLLVDAGLPARNILLSLQNIGISVQDISAILVTHEHSDHIRGLGALARKLRVPVYANSATWAAMEAKVGMLDLANIRMFSTNEDFYIGDVGVDPFSIPHDAADPVGFCFHCRNRKASILTDLGHTNDTILEKVAHSDIMALEANHDEAMLRRGPYPARLKQRILGRRGHLSNAAAAEALVELVGTGLQGVLLSHLSQENNVPETAFHTVVETLSAAGIQEGRDVRVEVAPPRNMSQVFMIS, encoded by the coding sequence ATGTGCTCGCTATTTAGCGGCAGTACAGGAAATTGCATCTATTTAAATATGGGCGGCACACATCTTTTGGTGGATGCCGGGTTACCAGCGAGGAATATTTTGTTATCGTTACAAAACATCGGTATATCGGTACAAGACATATCTGCGATTCTGGTAACCCACGAACACTCGGATCATATCCGAGGTTTGGGTGCGCTGGCTCGGAAGCTCAGGGTTCCCGTATACGCCAATTCCGCCACCTGGGCCGCGATGGAAGCCAAGGTGGGGATGCTGGATCTGGCGAACATTCGTATGTTTTCCACCAATGAGGATTTTTATATTGGAGATGTGGGCGTGGATCCCTTTTCCATCCCCCATGACGCGGCGGATCCGGTGGGTTTTTGTTTCCACTGCCGCAACCGAAAGGCGAGTATTCTTACGGACCTCGGGCATACTAACGATACAATCTTAGAAAAGGTAGCCCATTCGGATATCATGGCTTTGGAAGCCAACCATGACGAGGCTATGCTGCGCCGGGGGCCCTATCCCGCGAGACTTAAACAAAGGATTCTGGGCAGGCGGGGGCATCTGTCCAATGCTGCGGCCGCCGAAGCGCTGGTGGAACTGGTAGGAACCGGTCTCCAGGGCGTGCTTCTGTCCCATCTGAGCCAGGAGAATAACGTTCCGGAAACGGCCTTCCACACGGTGGTGGAGACGCTGAGTGCGGCGGGCATCCAGGAGGGCAGGGATGTGCGGGTGGAGGTTGCGCCGCCCAGAAATATGTCCCAAGTTTTTATGATATCTTGA
- a CDS encoding S1C family serine protease, with protein sequence MKWKKMTSGLFIGLLVFLMGCGQTSAPTPEPSPTPAATARIQQQSVRTKEGSALPDMLEEASPAVVGISTETLQLGAFPSENQVVQGVGTGVLVTQDGYILTNQHVASQDADKLTVVFYDGTQVEGTTLWSDASLDLAVVKIEGSGYPTLPMGDSNGLRVGDNVVAIGTPLGLMFQHTVTAGIVSAKNRTLAVETSLGGQTLMEDLIQTDASINPGNSGGPLVNMQGEIVGINTLKVETAEGIGFAIPIEVARPIVERFASGDTFETPYVGFLAYDKEIATFYGLDRLETGVYVVNVDSNGPAYQAGIRSGDVITAVDGVTVDTMVDFRRTVFQKQPGDTITASVLRRGKLREIAISLTEYPG encoded by the coding sequence ATGAAATGGAAAAAGATGACCAGTGGGCTTTTCATAGGGCTGCTGGTCTTTTTGATGGGCTGCGGGCAGACGTCGGCACCCACGCCCGAGCCCTCGCCCACCCCTGCGGCAACGGCGAGGATTCAGCAGCAGAGCGTGCGCACGAAGGAGGGCAGCGCCCTGCCGGACATGCTGGAGGAGGCTTCGCCGGCGGTGGTGGGCATCAGCACGGAGACATTGCAGCTGGGCGCCTTCCCCAGTGAAAATCAGGTGGTGCAGGGTGTGGGCACCGGTGTCTTGGTGACCCAGGATGGATACATTTTGACCAATCAGCATGTGGCCAGCCAGGATGCCGATAAGCTGACGGTGGTATTCTATGACGGCACCCAGGTGGAAGGCACCACCCTTTGGAGTGATGCCTCCCTGGACCTGGCGGTGGTGAAGATCGAAGGCAGCGGATATCCCACTCTCCCTATGGGCGACAGCAACGGGCTTCGGGTGGGGGACAACGTGGTAGCCATCGGTACACCGCTGGGCCTCATGTTTCAGCACACGGTGACGGCGGGCATCGTCAGCGCGAAGAACCGCACGCTGGCGGTGGAAACCTCTCTGGGCGGACAGACGCTGATGGAGGACCTGATTCAAACGGATGCGTCCATCAATCCAGGCAACAGCGGCGGCCCCCTGGTTAACATGCAGGGCGAGATCGTAGGCATCAATACGCTGAAGGTGGAAACCGCGGAAGGGATCGGTTTTGCGATCCCCATTGAGGTGGCCCGGCCCATTGTGGAACGCTTTGCTTCCGGCGACACCTTTGAAACGCCCTACGTGGGATTTCTGGCTTATGACAAGGAGATCGCCACCTTCTATGGCCTGGACCGGCTGGAAACGGGGGTGTACGTGGTCAATGTGGACAGCAACGGTCCGGCCTACCAGGCGGGGATCCGTTCGGGAGACGTGATCACCGCCGTGGACGGCGTGACGGTGGACACCATGGTGGACTTCCGCAGGACCGTCTTTCAAAAGCAGCCCGGGGACACCATCACCGCATCGGTGCTGCGCCGGGGCAAGCTCCGGGAGATAGCCATAAGCCTCACCGAGTATCCAGGCTAA
- a CDS encoding helix-turn-helix domain-containing protein produces MKIAQIIRAQRKTLGLTQEQVAERLGVSTSAVNKWERGGAYPDITLLSPLARLLHLDLNALLSFKEELTDQEIGDFLSVVMETIENEGFERGFSMVMDKIHQYPHCGMLIFMAASTLEGARMMFPGDDGTYEDRLEALYERAAASDDGRARDQAKGILLSKAMNKGEYEKAEKLLAEIPDPTLDKRQMKANLYQREGRLAEAAEILEGKVMNAANDMQSALLGLMDIALAEDRPDLAGHYGDVAVETARLYDLWQYNAYVPLFQLAVAKRDGERCMAILEKMLPAMLEPWDVQRSPLYGHVRTKTAHPKFQRQMLDTLLNALERDGELDFLRNQAGFPELMQRFKA; encoded by the coding sequence TTGAAGATAGCACAGATCATCCGGGCCCAGCGAAAGACGCTGGGGCTCACCCAGGAACAGGTGGCGGAGCGGCTGGGCGTTTCCACGTCGGCGGTGAACAAATGGGAAAGGGGCGGGGCCTATCCCGATATCACCCTGCTTTCACCGCTGGCGAGGCTGCTTCACCTCGATCTCAATGCGCTCCTTTCCTTTAAGGAGGAGCTGACGGACCAGGAAATTGGAGACTTTTTGAGCGTTGTGATGGAAACCATTGAGAACGAGGGCTTTGAGCGGGGCTTTTCCATGGTTATGGATAAGATCCACCAATATCCCCATTGCGGAATGCTGATCTTTATGGCGGCGTCCACGCTGGAAGGCGCACGCATGATGTTTCCGGGGGATGATGGAACCTACGAGGACAGGCTGGAGGCCCTTTATGAACGAGCGGCCGCTAGCGATGACGGAAGGGCCCGCGACCAGGCCAAAGGCATTCTGCTGTCGAAAGCCATGAACAAAGGGGAATATGAAAAAGCGGAAAAATTGTTGGCGGAGATTCCCGACCCCACCCTGGACAAGCGGCAAATGAAGGCAAACCTGTATCAAAGGGAGGGACGGCTTGCGGAAGCGGCGGAGATCCTGGAGGGAAAGGTGATGAATGCGGCAAATGATATGCAGTCCGCTTTATTGGGACTGATGGATATAGCCCTTGCGGAGGACCGTCCGGATCTGGCTGGACACTATGGGGACGTGGCGGTGGAGACGGCAAGACTTTATGATTTATGGCAATATAATGCCTATGTGCCCCTTTTCCAGCTGGCGGTGGCCAAGAGGGATGGGGAGCGGTGTATGGCCATTCTTGAGAAAATGCTGCCCGCCATGCTGGAGCCCTGGGACGTTCAGCGTTCGCCTCTTTACGGCCATGTGCGGACCAAGACGGCCCATCCCAAATTTCAGCGGCAGATGCTGGACACTCTTTTAAATGCGCTGGAGCGGGACGGGGAGCTGGATTTTTTGCGGAATCAAGCGGGATTTCCGGAGCTGATGCAGCGATTCAAGGCATAA
- a CDS encoding gamma-glutamyl-gamma-aminobutyrate hydrolase family protein: MKPLIGLTCSSEKGRAWLSQAYIRAVTEAGGEAALVVPGSAADWSRRLDGLLLTGGGDIAPWRYGEEPVSVSGLDEARDAFEIELLLEMHRLEKPVLGICRGIQVIQAAFGGRLYQDLYLMFPPARNHGYSSKPRPPEVLAHASDYPGDHWHPVLIRKASLMDKLFDAAPNWTNSMHHQSLRGFVPPFLPTVFSPDGVVEAIESPKIVGVQWHPERMLWHPASRRLFTIFVEAARYGRDIILDP, encoded by the coding sequence ATGAAACCGCTGATCGGGCTGACCTGTTCCAGTGAGAAGGGCCGGGCCTGGCTGAGCCAGGCTTATATTCGTGCCGTCACCGAGGCCGGCGGCGAGGCCGCGCTGGTGGTGCCCGGCAGCGCGGCGGACTGGTCCCGGCGGCTGGACGGCTTACTGCTCACCGGCGGCGGTGACATTGCACCTTGGCGTTACGGCGAGGAGCCCGTCAGCGTCAGCGGTCTTGACGAGGCCAGGGATGCTTTTGAGATTGAACTGCTTCTGGAAATGCATCGGCTGGAAAAACCGGTCCTTGGCATATGCCGGGGCATTCAGGTAATTCAGGCCGCCTTTGGCGGCCGGCTCTATCAGGATCTCTACCTCATGTTTCCTCCCGCCCGAAATCATGGCTATTCCAGCAAACCCCGTCCGCCGGAGGTTCTTGCCCATGCTTCCGATTATCCCGGGGATCATTGGCATCCCGTTCTCATCCGCAAGGCTTCCCTCATGGATAAGCTCTTTGACGCCGCACCGAATTGGACCAATTCCATGCATCACCAAAGCCTGCGGGGATTCGTACCGCCCTTTCTGCCCACGGTGTTCTCGCCGGACGGGGTGGTTGAAGCCATCGAAAGCCCCAAGATCGTGGGCGTGCAGTGGCATCCGGAGCGAATGCTCTGGCATCCGGCAAGCCGCCGGCTTTTTACCATCTTCGTGGAAGCCGCCCGGTACGGCCGGGATATTATCCTGGATCCTTAA
- the glnA gene encoding type I glutamate--ammonia ligase — MTRYTPEDVIKLCRQEDVKFIRLQFTDIFGIMKNVAITIDQLEKALNNEMMFDGSSINGFVRIEESDMILYPDPNSFVIFPWSEPDCKVARLICDVYSADRTPFLGDPRYALKRAIQRMNKMGYELFAGPELEFFLFQMDESGAPTTRTHDDASYFDLAPVDRGEIARQDMCLMLEKMGFHIEASHHECAPAQHEIDFKYDDALTTADNVMTFKLVVRTVAQRHNLHATFLPKPVYGVAGNGMHINQSLFQNGRNMFFDPDSEDGLSEIAHQYVAGLLTHAPGFTALTNPLVNSYKRLVPGYEAPLYIAWSAQNRSPLIRIPASRGTGTRVELRSPDPSANPYLALAATLMAGLDGIEKKMTPPEPINCNIYKMDDAELEKHGVSCLPLNIREATRAMLQDEVIVAALGEHIIKNYAEAKFIEHEEYRVQVTPWEVNNYLKRY, encoded by the coding sequence ATGACCCGATACACCCCGGAAGACGTTATCAAATTGTGCAGGCAGGAGGATGTGAAATTCATCCGGCTGCAATTCACCGATATCTTTGGGATCATGAAAAATGTGGCCATCACCATTGACCAGCTGGAGAAAGCGCTGAACAATGAGATGATGTTCGACGGCTCCTCCATCAACGGCTTTGTGCGGATCGAGGAATCGGATATGATTCTCTACCCCGATCCCAACAGCTTCGTGATCTTTCCCTGGTCCGAACCGGACTGCAAGGTGGCCCGCCTGATCTGCGACGTGTACAGTGCCGACCGCACGCCTTTCCTGGGCGATCCCCGCTACGCATTAAAGCGGGCCATTCAGCGTATGAATAAGATGGGCTACGAACTTTTCGCGGGTCCGGAGCTGGAGTTCTTCCTGTTCCAAATGGACGAGAGCGGCGCACCCACCACCAGAACTCACGACGATGCCAGCTATTTTGATCTGGCACCGGTGGACCGAGGCGAGATCGCTCGTCAGGATATGTGCCTCATGCTTGAGAAGATGGGCTTTCATATCGAGGCCTCCCATCATGAATGCGCACCGGCCCAGCACGAAATTGATTTCAAGTATGACGACGCGCTGACCACGGCGGACAACGTGATGACCTTCAAACTGGTGGTGCGCACGGTGGCCCAGCGCCACAACCTCCACGCCACCTTCCTGCCCAAGCCCGTGTACGGCGTGGCCGGCAACGGCATGCATATCAACCAGTCCCTGTTCCAAAACGGCAGGAACATGTTCTTCGATCCCGACTCGGAGGACGGTCTCAGTGAGATCGCCCACCAGTATGTGGCGGGTCTTCTGACCCATGCTCCGGGCTTCACCGCCCTTACCAATCCGCTGGTGAATTCCTACAAGCGCCTGGTGCCCGGCTATGAGGCGCCCCTTTACATCGCCTGGTCGGCCCAGAACCGAAGTCCCCTCATCCGCATCCCCGCAAGCCGGGGCACCGGCACCCGGGTGGAGCTTCGCAGTCCCGATCCTTCCGCCAATCCCTATCTGGCCCTGGCGGCCACGCTGATGGCGGGACTCGACGGCATCGAAAAGAAAATGACGCCGCCCGAACCCATCAACTGCAACATCTACAAGATGGATGATGCGGAGCTGGAAAAGCACGGCGTATCCTGCCTGCCCCTCAACATTCGGGAGGCCACCCGCGCTATGCTGCAGGACGAAGTGATCGTGGCAGCGCTGGGTGAACATATTATCAAAAATTATGCTGAGGCAAAGTTTATCGAACACGAGGAATACCGCGTACAGGTGACACCTTGGGAGGTCAACAACTACCTTAAACGCTATTGA
- a CDS encoding DedA family protein, whose amino-acid sequence MEQWILSVLDTVQGFPLWAFALFMCLSGAIELFFPPYPSHVVLLFGSVVAGTMGFWDKSVIYLAFLAGVIASSIALMQVGWVLGDKVHRSAWFSRTVDEESYHKFHDFILQRKLLAFILCKFIPGINSAVLLVAGAVHYPRKEGRFGITLAALIHTTLLFVAGITVGGNLEHILNFVKTYSLLAAGVCLAIIAIYLVFFFRHKKKTS is encoded by the coding sequence TTGGAACAGTGGATTTTGAGCGTGCTGGACACGGTGCAGGGCTTTCCTCTTTGGGCCTTCGCCCTTTTCATGTGTCTGTCCGGCGCTATTGAACTATTTTTCCCGCCCTATCCCAGCCATGTGGTGCTGCTCTTTGGCAGCGTGGTGGCAGGCACCATGGGCTTTTGGGACAAGAGCGTCATCTATCTCGCCTTTTTGGCTGGCGTCATCGCCTCCTCCATCGCCCTCATGCAGGTGGGCTGGGTTCTCGGGGACAAGGTGCACCGCAGCGCCTGGTTCAGCAGAACAGTAGACGAGGAAAGCTACCATAAGTTTCACGATTTTATCCTGCAGCGGAAGCTTCTTGCCTTTATTCTGTGCAAGTTCATCCCCGGCATCAACTCCGCTGTGCTGCTGGTGGCCGGGGCCGTCCACTACCCGAGGAAGGAGGGCCGCTTCGGCATCACCTTGGCGGCGCTGATTCACACCACCCTGCTTTTTGTTGCCGGCATCACGGTGGGCGGTAACCTCGAGCATATCTTGAACTTCGTCAAGACCTATTCCCTGTTGGCGGCGGGCGTATGCCTCGCCATCATCGCCATCTATCTGGTCTTTTTCTTCCGGCATAAAAAAAAGACCTCCTAA
- the nagA gene encoding N-acetylglucosamine-6-phosphate deacetylase, which translates to MTFKLTGGRIFTGGVFVKEDLYLEGDRILQIGGSAPFDASEDVSGSRIVPGFIDTHIHGGLGVDFVQGMPALEKLSRTFPAQGLTGYLPTITGPHNEMKKAVADVRTAMKMDLGSRVLGAHVEGPFLNPKRKGALNAGSLETPDLDSLVDLIGRGEGVAKMTVAPELPGAEKIIRYLAAHGVIASIGHTVATSEIAEKSIAWGVTHATHLFNAMEPMHHRKGGVLPVVLSRPEVVCELVSDLIHVEPAMIQLALHCKKGRINVVTDAMEATGQPDGDYVLSGQKVLVRDGIARLEAGNLASSTLTMDQALRNLVQKMGLPLESVLPLLSEVPADLLGRRDLGRIRPGALADLLVLDDKLTLRSTYVGARKVFER; encoded by the coding sequence ATGACATTCAAACTGACCGGCGGCCGGATCTTCACCGGCGGCGTCTTTGTGAAAGAGGATCTCTATCTCGAGGGGGACAGGATACTGCAAATCGGCGGCAGCGCCCCCTTTGATGCTTCCGAGGATGTATCGGGAAGCCGCATCGTGCCCGGATTCATCGATACGCACATTCACGGCGGACTGGGCGTGGATTTTGTCCAGGGCATGCCCGCCCTGGAAAAGCTCAGCCGCACCTTCCCGGCCCAGGGCCTCACCGGCTATCTGCCCACCATTACCGGGCCCCACAATGAGATGAAAAAGGCCGTTGCTGACGTGCGGACCGCCATGAAGATGGATTTGGGCAGCCGGGTTCTGGGCGCCCATGTGGAAGGCCCTTTTCTCAACCCTAAGCGCAAGGGTGCGCTGAACGCCGGCAGCCTGGAGACGCCCGATTTGGACAGCCTCGTGGACCTCATCGGCAGGGGCGAAGGGGTGGCCAAGATGACGGTGGCCCCCGAACTCCCGGGTGCGGAAAAAATCATTCGCTATCTTGCCGCCCACGGCGTGATCGCTTCCATCGGCCACACCGTGGCCACCAGTGAGATCGCTGAAAAAAGCATTGCCTGGGGCGTTACCCACGCCACCCACCTCTTCAACGCCATGGAGCCCATGCACCACCGCAAAGGCGGCGTGCTGCCCGTGGTGCTCAGCCGTCCCGAGGTGGTATGCGAGCTGGTATCCGATCTCATCCATGTGGAGCCCGCCATGATCCAGCTGGCCCTGCACTGCAAGAAGGGCCGGATCAATGTGGTCACCGACGCCATGGAGGCCACCGGTCAGCCCGACGGCGACTATGTGCTCAGCGGCCAGAAGGTGCTGGTGCGGGACGGCATTGCCCGGCTGGAGGCCGGAAACCTTGCCAGCAGCACGCTCACCATGGACCAGGCCCTGCGGAATCTGGTTCAGAAGATGGGTCTGCCTCTGGAATCCGTGCTGCCCCTTCTTTCGGAGGTGCCCGCGGACCTGCTGGGCCGCCGGGATCTGGGCAGGATCCGTCCCGGCGCCCTGGCCGACCTTTTGGTACTGGACGATAAACTGACGCTTCGCAGCACCTATGTGGGTGCCCGCAAAGTGTTTGAGCGCTAA
- a CDS encoding CCA tRNA nucleotidyltransferase: MRRSIPIPSQLHDIAKAFEDGPLYLVGGAVRAGLMGLASHDLDVASPLLPEDAAKRLEGLGFIVHKINRTLGTVLVKLADGSHVEHTTFRSESYPPGGAHQPEGIVFIRDLETDALRRDFSVNALYYNILTGELLDPTGGLADLEAGQLRCPRNPDLVFCDDALRLLRLARFAGELDFAVEAQTFASAKRHAHQLADLSPERILQELSRILLCDQAYPEIGRTPSKILKALHLLRDMGALAHVLPELMEGEGVEQRRDYHAHPVLEHNLNAAAAAPPELRLRFAALLHDVGKPKALRENGRMLGHDKLGAALARTMLERLRAPRQFTDEVCLLIERHMFDLNGGAKTTTLRLRFAAWGASFVRDLAALRRADVWGSGILSGPVPTADRWEEVLDEMLSDHTPFSLRELAVTGKDLMDLGVAPGRAVGEILQGLWEFTVLHPAKNEKKALLARAETVEMQKRKGD; encoded by the coding sequence ATGAGACGTAGTATACCGATTCCATCCCAACTGCATGATATTGCCAAAGCTTTTGAGGACGGTCCCCTCTACCTGGTGGGGGGCGCCGTGCGTGCAGGTCTTATGGGACTTGCCTCCCATGACCTGGATGTGGCCTCCCCCCTTTTGCCCGAGGACGCCGCCAAGCGTCTTGAAGGGCTCGGCTTTATCGTTCACAAGATTAACAGGACGCTGGGGACCGTGCTGGTCAAGCTCGCGGATGGTTCCCATGTGGAGCATACCACCTTTCGCAGCGAATCCTATCCGCCGGGCGGCGCACATCAGCCCGAAGGGATCGTCTTCATTCGGGATCTTGAGACCGATGCCCTGCGCCGGGATTTTTCCGTCAATGCGCTCTACTATAACATTTTGACCGGTGAACTGCTGGATCCCACCGGCGGTCTGGCCGACCTAGAGGCCGGTCAGCTTCGCTGTCCCCGGAATCCCGATCTGGTGTTCTGTGACGACGCCCTGCGGCTGCTCCGGCTCGCCCGATTCGCCGGGGAGCTGGATTTTGCTGTCGAGGCGCAAACGTTCGCCTCGGCAAAGCGGCATGCCCATCAGCTGGCCGATCTTTCCCCTGAGCGCATCCTCCAGGAGCTCAGCCGTATTCTCCTTTGCGATCAGGCCTATCCCGAGATCGGCCGTACGCCGTCCAAGATTTTGAAGGCGCTCCATCTCCTAAGGGATATGGGCGCTCTCGCCCATGTGCTTCCCGAGCTCATGGAGGGCGAGGGGGTTGAGCAGCGAAGGGACTACCATGCCCATCCCGTGCTGGAGCACAATCTGAACGCCGCTGCGGCAGCCCCGCCGGAGCTTCGGCTGCGCTTTGCCGCCTTGCTCCACGACGTGGGCAAGCCCAAGGCCCTAAGGGAGAACGGTCGAATGCTGGGCCATGACAAGCTGGGCGCGGCTCTCGCCCGGACCATGCTGGAACGGCTGAGGGCACCCCGGCAATTTACCGATGAGGTCTGCCTTCTCATCGAGCGGCACATGTTCGATTTGAACGGTGGCGCCAAGACGACCACGCTCCGGCTGCGTTTTGCCGCCTGGGGTGCGTCTTTCGTGCGGGATCTGGCTGCGCTGCGCCGGGCGGATGTATGGGGCTCGGGCATTCTTTCGGGACCGGTGCCCACGGCGGACCGCTGGGAAGAGGTGCTGGACGAGATGCTTTCGGACCATACGCCCTTCTCCTTGAGGGAGCTTGCGGTCACCGGCAAGGATCTCATGGACCTTGGCGTGGCGCCCGGCCGTGCGGTGGGCGAGATTCTGCAAGGCTTATGGGAATTCACCGTGCTTCATCCCGCCAAGAACGAGAAAAAGGCGCTCCTGGCCCGAGCGGAAACCGTAGAAATGCAAAAAAGAAAAGGGGACTGA
- a CDS encoding diacylglycerol/lipid kinase family protein, with translation MHTIIVNPAAGRGKAVNAALKAAELLKSQGAEYQLVYTQYPKHAGELARRAAQEGCRSILSVGGDGTLQEVVSGCVHEDVTVGAIPGGTGNDFIRALSIKNDVELATKIVLEGHSRRVDVGIFAENAILNVAGCGFDVEVLQYARRFRKVLGKLGYVAGAVCTIFTHGYRPLTVRLDDEEFTCEPLMVTAANGNFFGGGMRLAPNAEVDDGLFDVCVIDRVPRYVIPLLLPSFINGSYIKTKYVRTYRSSKVELIRENMDLNVDGEIIRTSAARIALEKQALSFYAPQG, from the coding sequence ATGCACACCATCATTGTCAATCCTGCAGCGGGCCGGGGGAAAGCGGTGAACGCAGCGCTGAAGGCCGCGGAGCTTTTAAAGTCCCAGGGCGCGGAGTATCAACTGGTCTACACCCAATATCCGAAGCATGCCGGGGAACTGGCGCGCCGGGCGGCGCAGGAGGGTTGCAGGAGCATCCTTTCGGTGGGCGGCGACGGCACGCTGCAGGAGGTGGTCAGCGGATGTGTCCATGAGGACGTGACCGTGGGCGCAATCCCCGGAGGGACGGGCAACGATTTTATTCGGGCCCTGAGCATAAAAAATGACGTGGAGCTGGCAACAAAGATCGTGCTTGAAGGCCACAGCCGGCGAGTGGACGTGGGTATTTTTGCTGAGAACGCCATTCTGAACGTGGCGGGATGCGGCTTTGATGTGGAGGTCCTGCAGTATGCCAGAAGGTTCAGGAAGGTGCTGGGCAAGCTGGGCTACGTGGCCGGTGCCGTATGCACCATTTTCACCCATGGTTATCGTCCGCTGACGGTGCGACTGGACGATGAAGAATTCACCTGTGAGCCGCTGATGGTGACGGCGGCCAACGGCAATTTTTTCGGCGGCGGCATGCGTCTTGCACCAAACGCCGAGGTGGATGACGGCCTTTTTGATGTGTGTGTGATTGACCGGGTGCCCCGATATGTGATTCCCCTTCTTTTGCCCAGTTTTATCAATGGAAGCTATATCAAAACGAAGTATGTGCGCACCTACCGCTCGTCCAAAGTGGAGCTGATTCGGGAGAACATGGATCTCAATGTGGACGGGGAGATCATCCGCACTTCGGCGGCCAGGATCGCTTTGGAAAAACAGGCGCTCAGTTTTTACGCACCCCAAGGGTGA
- a CDS encoding YkuS family protein: MTVAYQSGLETMAAELRAMGFDMVPMGEAAEACIFRGTGGLTAQGAAPGGVLMVEVSGRTAASVAHILQSRLYSPLFGPPSLE, from the coding sequence ATGACAGTTGCCTATCAAAGTGGTCTTGAAACCATGGCGGCGGAGCTTCGGGCCATGGGATTTGATATGGTTCCAATGGGGGAGGCGGCGGAAGCCTGCATCTTCCGGGGGACCGGCGGCCTGACGGCTCAAGGTGCGGCGCCGGGCGGCGTTTTGATGGTGGAGGTGAGCGGCAGGACGGCCGCGTCCGTGGCCCATATTCTGCAATCCCGCCTCTATTCGCCCCTTTTCGGGCCGCCCAGCCTGGAATGA
- a CDS encoding DUF5711 family protein, producing the protein MAYSTSYRAPQNTAKRRKLSPKALVLLLLVVALLAAAIFGFAVLTGTSPALNWVSVPAIGRADRIEPFKDGFVSFSQGNLVYWNARGSAVWTRPVTAAEIGLRTSADLIILYSNNFVTVLDANGQQTFQKQLDRYVVGADAMGERVAILTADTTAASLQVYNLNGDVVDEIQLDPSATFDFGIASQDKLWTLQTDLSGSALKTILTTYKPGESTTGIVTGDQLLYDAEFYQNQTFLVGSRNVLCYNDVGESQKSEFVYGWKLEDVWRGKKDIAFAFSDVAASEEEQTASGSINYVKVVKGKSDAVTYKAPKDTLAVCMGEEKVHFITPSAVETVYLANGERKNVALPDSIEAVRVLSGVPGVIVYKGESSYYLPLP; encoded by the coding sequence ATGGCTTACAGTACCTCCTATCGGGCACCTCAAAACACGGCGAAGCGCAGGAAGCTATCCCCCAAGGCCCTCGTGCTCCTTTTGCTGGTGGTGGCTTTGCTGGCTGCGGCCATTTTTGGCTTTGCGGTGCTGACGGGCACCAGCCCGGCGCTGAACTGGGTATCCGTGCCCGCCATTGGAAGAGCCGATCGCATTGAACCTTTTAAGGATGGTTTTGTGAGTTTTTCACAGGGCAATCTGGTCTACTGGAACGCCCGGGGCAGCGCGGTTTGGACGCGGCCTGTCACGGCCGCGGAGATCGGCCTTAGGACCAGCGCCGACCTCATTATTCTCTACAGCAATAATTTTGTGACGGTGCTGGACGCAAACGGGCAGCAGACCTTTCAAAAACAGCTGGACCGGTATGTTGTGGGCGCCGATGCGATGGGCGAACGGGTGGCCATCCTGACAGCGGATACCACGGCGGCATCCCTGCAGGTCTACAATTTAAACGGCGACGTGGTGGACGAGATTCAGCTGGACCCGAGCGCCACCTTTGATTTTGGCATCGCCTCCCAGGACAAGCTCTGGACGCTGCAGACCGATCTTTCGGGCAGCGCCCTCAAAACGATTCTCACCACCTACAAGCCGGGCGAGTCCACCACGGGCATTGTCACCGGTGATCAGCTCCTTTACGACGCGGAGTTTTATCAAAACCAAACATTTTTAGTTGGTTCCCGCAATGTTCTATGTTACAATGACGTAGGCGAATCCCAAAAAAGCGAGTTCGTTTACGGCTGGAAGCTGGAGGATGTGTGGCGGGGCAAGAAGGATATCGCCTTTGCCTTTTCCGACGTGGCGGCCTCGGAGGAGGAACAGACGGCCTCCGGAAGCATCAACTACGTCAAAGTGGTGAAGGGGAAATCCGACGCCGTGACCTACAAAGCGCCCAAGGATACGCTGGCCGTGTGCATGGGCGAGGAAAAGGTTCATTTTATCACGCCTTCGGCGGTGGAAACGGTCTATTTGGCCAACGGGGAACGAAAGAACGTGGCTCTGCCCGATTCCATTGAGGCTGTCCGTGTCCTGTCCGGCGTGCCCGGCGTGATCGTCTATAAAGGAGAAAGCAGCTACTATCTGCCCCTCCCGTAG